From the Chloroflexus aurantiacus J-10-fl genome, one window contains:
- a CDS encoding ComEA family DNA-binding protein: MWRKLLLVALLLGIGYVIWRRMQRDQTPSPVSDLSPAPSAAPSAPSPSPAPSAPSAPASTSSGPRPIVTRVHRGAPPTIRRSSASAETAASDRNGVNDVASASDTVQSAAPVTHVSTGDADASSQVASASATTAGMVTEQPAPSSDVQVAESGEVESPIAETGRAEEKEEVSAEGTELAPVDINRADRETLIALPGIGPVLADRIIAYREAHGPFKSVDDLTAISGIGERNINIFRKLVYVDPNA, translated from the coding sequence ATGTGGCGTAAGTTGCTGTTGGTTGCCTTATTACTCGGGATTGGATACGTGATCTGGCGCCGGATGCAGCGAGATCAAACCCCATCACCGGTGTCCGATCTATCACCAGCTCCATCGGCGGCTCCATCAGCGCCGTCACCATCACCAGCGCCGTCAGCACCGTCAGCTCCTGCATCCACCAGCAGTGGGCCACGACCGATTGTGACTCGTGTTCATCGTGGTGCGCCACCGACAATTCGGCGGAGTAGTGCAAGCGCTGAGACGGCTGCGAGTGATCGCAATGGGGTAAACGATGTAGCTTCAGCGTCTGATACTGTTCAATCCGCTGCGCCGGTCACCCACGTCTCGACTGGAGACGCCGATGCTTCATCGCAGGTGGCTTCAGCATCTGCAACCACTGCCGGCATGGTCACAGAACAGCCGGCACCGTCGTCAGACGTGCAAGTCGCAGAGTCGGGTGAGGTCGAATCACCCATCGCCGAGACCGGGCGGGCAGAGGAGAAGGAAGAAGTATCGGCTGAAGGAACCGAACTGGCGCCGGTTGATATTAACCGCGCTGATCGCGAGACCCTGATCGCCTTGCCCGGCATCGGGCCGGTGCTGGCGGATCGCATCATTGCCTACCGCGAAGCTCACGGGCCGTTCAAGAGTGTTGATGATCTGACGGCCATTTCCGGTATTGGCGAGCGTAATATCAATATCTTCCGTAAGCTGGTATACGTTGATCCCAATGCTTGA
- a CDS encoding alpha/beta hydrolase, with the protein MLEPYLLSSGDHACLLIHGFVGDPGEMRDLGDHLAQAGYTVFGMRLPGHTGNPEDLIAVRWTDWLAAVQAAFDALARRSTAVSVVGFSLGGALAALLAAQRPVHRLVMLATPYRLGGDWRVDLLGIVRYVTPWFYLLAQADFSSPDLRASIWRRQPGLDLDDPVIQQMLRRSVKVSVAAADELRLTLAAARRALPLVRAPTLIMHGRSDTTADPASAAAIMAQIGSTYRELTYWPATGHQLLLTGPYRSAIFQRITRFLAR; encoded by the coding sequence ATGCTTGAACCGTATTTGTTGTCGAGTGGTGATCACGCTTGCTTGCTGATCCACGGGTTTGTCGGCGATCCCGGTGAGATGCGCGATCTAGGCGATCATCTGGCGCAAGCCGGCTATACGGTATTTGGTATGCGTCTGCCCGGACATACCGGGAACCCTGAAGACCTGATTGCTGTGCGCTGGACGGACTGGCTGGCTGCGGTGCAGGCGGCATTTGACGCACTCGCCCGCCGGTCTACTGCTGTCTCAGTAGTGGGTTTTTCATTGGGTGGCGCACTGGCCGCGTTGCTGGCAGCACAGCGCCCTGTGCACCGCCTGGTGATGCTGGCAACACCCTACCGCCTTGGTGGCGACTGGCGGGTTGATCTGTTGGGGATTGTCCGCTACGTGACCCCCTGGTTTTATCTGCTGGCCCAGGCCGATTTCAGCAGCCCCGATCTACGGGCATCAATCTGGCGTCGCCAGCCCGGCCTTGATCTCGACGATCCGGTCATTCAACAGATGCTACGACGCTCGGTGAAGGTGTCAGTCGCCGCCGCTGATGAGTTGCGGCTGACTCTGGCAGCCGCTCGTCGTGCACTGCCGCTGGTACGGGCACCAACCCTGATTATGCACGGTCGCAGTGATACAACAGCCGATCCAGCCAGTGCCGCAGCTATCATGGCTCAGATCGGCAGTACTTACCGTGAACTCACATACTGGCCGGCCACCGGTCATCAACTGCTACTCACCGGGCCGTACCGGTCGGCCATCTTTCAACGGATCACACGGTTTCTCGCCCGCTAG
- a CDS encoding GAF domain-containing SpoIIE family protein phosphatase yields the protein MSREQMLTWYGLVVGVVAWMWLFTLPATPVAPILVILFAAMAFAVDLLAFRTPPADVHSLAPLVLITASLTLGPVNAAWLAAIEGVVSGVVILLLTNRPRTSFSLFGRPLLRSGLRTLGILASAWPVGALSNQPLTDQNLTPLFLSTLFGFPLVTQTGRMLRELLQGGRSGLATWWRSAWPAILGAEIAPLPLAWLGAAIARQLELIHLTLAGLALVASAAILRRSSLNLQRQRRSVRELARLNEVSRAIIRSELDVEALCELIYREASRIVDTSSFHLGLFHGNHYTLMVRIQDRVRLPRLTVDLSENSGLIGWIRETGRAILVEDFVREMDRLPARPRYQSERPPRSGIYVPLIAGETVIGSISVQSYEPGAFDANDLRLISLIADQAAVAIARARAFHEARQRANQLQAIREVSQQITAILNLDQLLPSVVRLIRERFGYHPVHIFTLSPDDERIYFRASTADGADLERIRALSLRIGQGLVGEAAQRGEPVLVSDVINDRRAIRDTWQTRSELAVPLRVGSTVIGVLDVQSDEPDDFDEDDLFVIRTLADQIAIAIESANAYTAQQEEAWTLNALLQIAENVGRATTLPDLLATVVRLPPLLLGCPRCYIALWDRERNDFVLRAAYGLSRQARATLIDEPARSPFLLRLRERTIESEQINIETLWQAQDNADQWPALIPAAHSGALIGLPIKVRTTLPGVLVLDYNDPFIALSSRQQSLCIGAAAQIASALESLLLAAEAAEAARLEQELRVAREIQRTLLPTRLPVAPGWQIDAAWQSARLVGGDFYDFWPLSSGDGQYHELGFVIADVSDKGIPAAMFMTMARSLVRAAALDGSAPARAMERANRWLYRDSESGMFVTLFYARLNLETGHLCFTCAGHNPPLVYRAATGHIEELHTPGIALGVIAEATLAEASTTLAPGDVLVCYTDGVTETVNEALVPFDLSGLRAVIKTYHTAPAGAIVQAILAAITRHSHGQPPFDDITLIVIKRE from the coding sequence GTGTCGCGCGAACAGATGCTGACATGGTATGGGTTGGTGGTTGGCGTGGTGGCGTGGATGTGGCTGTTTACCCTGCCCGCTACGCCGGTAGCTCCCATACTGGTGATATTGTTTGCAGCGATGGCCTTTGCCGTTGATCTGCTGGCATTTCGTACCCCGCCTGCCGATGTCCATAGTCTTGCCCCGCTGGTGCTGATCACGGCCAGTCTGACCCTTGGGCCGGTGAATGCGGCATGGCTGGCGGCTATTGAGGGGGTTGTCTCCGGGGTGGTGATTCTGCTGTTGACCAACCGTCCCCGTACATCCTTTTCTCTGTTTGGTCGTCCTCTCTTGCGCAGTGGTCTGCGCACCCTGGGCATACTCGCTAGTGCGTGGCCGGTCGGCGCTCTGAGCAATCAACCACTTACCGACCAGAACCTTACGCCGCTCTTCCTGTCAACTCTGTTCGGCTTTCCGCTCGTTACCCAAACCGGACGCATGCTCCGCGAACTGTTGCAAGGTGGGCGTAGTGGTCTGGCAACCTGGTGGCGTTCGGCATGGCCCGCAATTTTGGGCGCGGAGATCGCGCCGCTTCCTCTGGCCTGGTTGGGAGCCGCGATTGCCCGGCAGCTCGAACTCATTCATCTCACACTCGCCGGTCTTGCCCTGGTTGCCTCGGCAGCCATTCTCCGCCGCTCCTCGCTCAACCTGCAACGCCAACGCCGTTCAGTGCGTGAATTAGCCCGCCTGAATGAAGTGAGTCGGGCCATTATTCGCAGTGAACTCGATGTTGAAGCCCTCTGCGAGCTGATCTACCGTGAAGCGAGTCGGATTGTCGATACCTCGTCGTTCCATCTGGGTCTGTTTCACGGCAATCACTATACGCTCATGGTACGCATTCAAGATCGCGTGCGGTTGCCCCGCTTGACGGTTGATCTCTCGGAAAACAGTGGACTGATCGGCTGGATTCGGGAGACCGGGCGGGCAATCCTGGTGGAAGACTTTGTACGCGAGATGGATCGTCTGCCGGCCCGTCCGCGCTATCAGAGCGAACGGCCCCCACGTTCAGGCATTTATGTGCCGCTCATTGCCGGTGAAACGGTGATCGGCTCGATTTCGGTGCAAAGCTACGAACCGGGTGCCTTCGATGCCAATGACCTGCGCCTCATTTCGCTCATCGCCGACCAGGCCGCGGTGGCGATTGCCCGTGCTCGCGCCTTTCACGAAGCACGCCAACGGGCAAACCAGTTACAGGCCATTCGCGAAGTCAGTCAACAGATCACGGCGATTCTTAATCTCGACCAGTTGTTGCCTTCGGTTGTGCGGCTCATCCGTGAACGGTTCGGTTACCACCCGGTGCACATTTTTACTCTGTCTCCCGATGACGAACGCATCTACTTTCGCGCTTCCACAGCCGATGGTGCCGATCTTGAGCGGATTCGTGCCCTCTCCCTCCGTATCGGCCAGGGTCTGGTTGGCGAGGCGGCTCAACGCGGTGAACCGGTGTTGGTAAGCGATGTCATAAACGACCGCCGCGCTATTCGTGATACCTGGCAAACCCGTTCCGAGCTGGCAGTGCCGCTACGGGTTGGTTCAACAGTTATCGGTGTGCTCGATGTGCAGAGTGATGAGCCTGATGATTTTGATGAAGACGATCTGTTCGTGATTCGCACGCTGGCCGATCAGATCGCGATTGCCATCGAAAGCGCCAATGCTTACACTGCCCAACAAGAAGAGGCGTGGACGCTGAATGCCTTGTTACAGATCGCCGAGAATGTTGGCCGCGCTACCACCTTACCCGATCTGTTGGCTACTGTCGTGCGCTTGCCGCCGCTGTTGCTGGGATGTCCGCGTTGCTACATTGCGCTCTGGGATCGTGAGCGGAACGATTTTGTTCTGCGTGCGGCGTATGGGTTGTCTCGCCAGGCCCGCGCAACTCTGATCGACGAACCGGCCCGCTCGCCATTTTTGCTACGCTTACGCGAACGAACTATCGAGAGTGAACAGATCAATATCGAGACCTTGTGGCAGGCGCAAGACAATGCCGATCAATGGCCAGCCCTCATTCCGGCGGCACACAGCGGTGCCCTGATCGGGTTGCCGATCAAAGTGCGCACCACGCTACCCGGTGTGCTGGTACTGGATTACAACGATCCGTTTATTGCCCTCAGCAGTCGTCAGCAAAGTCTCTGCATCGGCGCCGCGGCACAGATTGCCAGTGCTCTGGAAAGTCTGTTGCTGGCGGCAGAGGCGGCAGAAGCCGCTCGCCTCGAACAGGAACTGCGCGTCGCACGCGAGATTCAACGCACCCTGTTGCCCACTCGTCTGCCGGTAGCTCCGGGCTGGCAGATCGATGCCGCCTGGCAATCGGCCCGGCTGGTTGGTGGTGATTTCTACGATTTCTGGCCTTTATCATCAGGAGATGGCCAGTATCACGAACTGGGGTTTGTCATCGCTGATGTAAGCGATAAAGGGATTCCCGCCGCAATGTTCATGACCATGGCGCGTTCGCTGGTACGTGCCGCTGCGCTCGATGGCTCTGCGCCGGCACGTGCGATGGAACGGGCCAACCGCTGGTTGTACCGCGACTCTGAGTCGGGGATGTTTGTGACCCTGTTCTACGCCCGGCTTAACCTGGAAACCGGTCATCTCTGTTTTACCTGTGCCGGGCACAATCCGCCACTCGTGTACCGCGCTGCTACCGGACATATCGAGGAATTGCACACGCCCGGCATTGCACTGGGGGTGATTGCTGAAGCAACTCTGGCCGAAGCCAGTACGACCCTTGCGCCCGGTGATGTGTTGGTATGCTACACCGATGGGGTCACCGAAACGGTGAATGAAGCGCTGGTTCCTTTTGATCTCAGCGGACTACGCGCCGTGATCAAGACCTATCACACAGCACCTGCCGGTGCCATCGTCCAGGCCATTCTGGCGGCGATTACACGCCATAGCCACGGTCAGCCCCCGTTTGATGACATTACGCTGATCGTTATCAAGCGAGAGTAG
- a CDS encoding anti-sigma factor antagonist (This anti-anti-sigma factor, or anti-sigma factor antagonist, belongs to a family that includes characterized members SpoIIAA, RsbV, RsfA, and RsfB.), whose amino-acid sequence MESITLTADLDALAKTSAFITAAAERCGLDERATWQVQLAVDEAVTNVIQHAYDPDQPGDFTLSWQCHDQRFIVTVRDHGRQFDPSTVPVPDITSPLEERQVGGLGIYLITRLMDEVHFEFSPQGGNLLTMVKYLPSDQAEEANEVVVIPINDRIDALTAPRLSKTVNEQISQGARQIVLDFSNVPFLSSSGLRALLLIRKELMTLGGELRLAALQPQVHEVFTITGFTQVFNIHPSVTEARAAFSQRR is encoded by the coding sequence ATGGAGAGTATTACCCTTACTGCTGATCTGGATGCGTTGGCCAAAACCAGTGCATTTATCACCGCCGCAGCCGAGCGTTGTGGTCTGGATGAACGGGCAACCTGGCAGGTGCAGCTTGCAGTTGATGAAGCTGTAACCAACGTCATCCAGCACGCTTACGATCCTGACCAACCCGGTGATTTCACCCTGAGCTGGCAGTGCCATGATCAACGCTTTATCGTGACTGTACGCGATCATGGTCGTCAGTTTGATCCATCTACTGTGCCGGTACCTGACATCACCTCGCCGTTGGAAGAGCGTCAGGTTGGCGGCCTGGGTATCTATCTCATTACGCGCTTAATGGACGAAGTTCATTTTGAATTTTCACCCCAAGGCGGCAATTTACTAACGATGGTCAAGTATCTACCATCTGATCAGGCTGAAGAAGCCAATGAAGTGGTCGTTATTCCCATCAACGACCGGATCGATGCGCTGACCGCACCCCGACTGAGCAAGACGGTGAACGAACAGATCAGCCAGGGCGCTCGTCAGATTGTGTTGGACTTCAGCAATGTTCCTTTTCTGTCCAGTAGTGGCTTGCGCGCGTTGCTTCTTATCCGTAAGGAGTTGATGACGCTCGGCGGTGAATTACGGTTGGCCGCTTTACAACCGCAAGTCCACGAAGTCTTTACGATTACCGGCTTTACCCAGGTTTTCAATATTCATCCCTCAGTCACAGAAGCCCGCGCAGCATTTTCCCAGAGGCGTTGA
- a CDS encoding STAS domain-containing protein: protein MELTHRRLNRVDLIEVIGRVDAASAPQLKQLIESIFADGRYRIVLDLSKLEYISSPGLRVLIEARKKARDWKITDLEGGDVRIANLPPRIKEVFDLTGFSSLFEIYGDTVEAVGSF from the coding sequence ATGGAACTCACACACCGCCGGCTCAATCGAGTTGACCTCATCGAGGTGATTGGGCGCGTTGATGCAGCTTCTGCGCCACAACTTAAACAACTGATTGAGTCGATTTTCGCCGACGGTCGCTATCGCATTGTGTTGGATCTCAGCAAGCTCGAATACATCAGCAGTCCGGGTTTGCGCGTCTTGATTGAAGCGCGTAAGAAGGCTCGTGATTGGAAGATCACCGATCTTGAAGGTGGTGATGTTCGTATCGCTAACTTGCCACCCCGCATCAAAGAGGTGTTCGATCTAACCGGTTTCAGTTCGCTCTTCGAGATCTATGGCGATACCGTCGAAGCAGTTGGATCATTTTGA
- a CDS encoding SIMPL domain-containing protein, giving the protein MENRLLSTVLALTALIAVLALAAVSLFRPAQTVTAQTGVANMPQIVVIGTGEVKVEPDIASIMIGVETTAPTTQEALAQNSTQAQAIIDQIRQLGIEERDIQTTGINIYPVYDNEGRNITGYTVNNTVNVTVRNIGQAGSLIDRVVQVGANRVYGISFGVSDPERVLAQAREAAIANARARAEQMARASGTSLGRVLFITENMGASPLPIPVMAQARPAVDSVAPPVQPGQQTYSASVQVTFELR; this is encoded by the coding sequence ATGGAAAACCGTCTTCTCTCGACTGTGCTGGCTCTGACGGCATTGATAGCTGTGCTGGCACTGGCTGCGGTCAGCCTGTTCCGTCCGGCCCAGACCGTAACCGCGCAAACCGGTGTTGCTAATATGCCACAGATTGTCGTTATCGGCACCGGTGAAGTGAAGGTTGAGCCGGATATTGCCTCGATTATGATTGGGGTCGAGACTACTGCCCCAACCACGCAGGAAGCGCTGGCCCAGAACAGTACACAGGCGCAGGCGATTATCGATCAGATTCGGCAATTGGGCATCGAGGAGCGCGATATTCAGACCACTGGGATCAACATTTATCCGGTGTACGATAACGAGGGGCGGAATATCACCGGCTACACTGTCAATAATACAGTGAATGTCACCGTGCGCAACATCGGCCAGGCCGGGAGTCTGATTGATCGGGTGGTGCAGGTCGGTGCCAATCGTGTCTACGGGATCAGTTTTGGGGTTAGCGATCCGGAGCGTGTGCTGGCCCAGGCCCGCGAAGCGGCGATTGCCAATGCACGGGCACGTGCCGAGCAGATGGCACGCGCCAGCGGTACGTCACTCGGTCGCGTTCTGTTCATCACCGAGAACATGGGTGCCAGCCCTCTCCCAATCCCGGTGATGGCTCAGGCCAGGCCAGCCGTGGACAGCGTGGCGCCGCCGGTGCAACCCGGCCAGCAGACCTACAGCGCGTCGGTGCAGGTGACGTTTGAGTTGCGCTAA
- the uvrB gene encoding excinuclease ABC subunit UvrB has protein sequence MSFRIEAPYQPTGDQPRAIEQLVAGLRAGYRHQTLLGATGTGKTFVMAHIFAQMQRPTLVLAHNKTLVSQLWAEFREFLPDAAVEMFISYYDEYTPEAYVPSKDLYIEKEASINEEIDRLRHAATQALLSRRDVLIVASVSAIFGLGSPHDYGQEKVTLRVGEVRNRDKLMRQLIDLQFERKDMDFQRGTFRVRGDTLDIIPANAETAIRVEFWGDEIERIVELDPLTGEVLCKHAVVEIYPAKHFVTTKEKLQLAIASIQDELAERVRELEAAGKLLEAQRLKQRTLYDIEMLSEVGYCSGIENYSRHLDGRAPGQTPWTLLDYFPDDFLIFIDESHITLPQLRGMYNGDRQRKQTLVDFGFRLPSALDNRPLRFEEFEQHVYQVIYVSATPGPYEREKSEQIVEQIIRPTGLLDPEIEVRPTRGQIDDLLGEIRRRVERKQRVLVTTLTKRMAEDLADYLKEMGVRTMYLHADIDTIERVEILRDLRLGVYDVVVGINLLREGLDLPEVSLVAILDADKEGYLRSETSLIQIIGRAARHIEGKVIMYADTITRSMEAAIRETQRRRDIQMAHNLRYNIKPQGIAKGVRDLTDRIRKMAEERGEYVATPTTAVAVDLPRDEVLKLIKDLEKQMKQAAKELAFEKAAALRDQIVELRKTLALSE, from the coding sequence ATGTCATTCCGGATCGAAGCGCCTTATCAGCCCACCGGCGACCAACCGCGTGCCATTGAGCAACTGGTGGCCGGCCTGCGTGCCGGTTACCGTCATCAAACCCTGCTCGGTGCCACCGGAACCGGTAAGACGTTTGTCATGGCGCACATCTTCGCGCAGATGCAGCGCCCAACCCTGGTTCTTGCCCATAATAAAACCCTCGTCTCGCAGCTTTGGGCTGAGTTCCGCGAGTTTCTGCCTGATGCTGCGGTTGAGATGTTTATCTCGTACTACGATGAGTACACGCCCGAAGCCTACGTGCCCTCGAAAGACCTCTACATTGAAAAAGAGGCCAGCATCAACGAAGAGATTGATCGCTTGCGCCACGCCGCAACCCAGGCCCTGCTCAGCCGGCGCGATGTGCTGATCGTGGCGTCAGTATCGGCGATCTTCGGTCTCGGTTCACCGCACGACTACGGGCAAGAGAAGGTCACGCTGCGCGTCGGTGAGGTACGCAACCGCGATAAGCTCATGCGCCAGTTGATCGATTTGCAGTTCGAGCGCAAGGATATGGATTTTCAGCGCGGCACGTTTCGCGTGCGCGGTGATACGCTCGATATTATTCCGGCCAACGCCGAAACCGCGATCCGGGTGGAGTTTTGGGGTGATGAGATTGAGCGGATTGTCGAACTTGATCCGCTCACCGGCGAGGTGTTGTGTAAGCACGCGGTGGTTGAGATTTATCCGGCCAAACACTTCGTTACCACCAAAGAGAAGTTGCAGCTTGCGATTGCCAGCATTCAAGACGAGCTGGCCGAACGGGTGCGCGAACTGGAGGCTGCCGGCAAATTGCTGGAAGCCCAACGGCTGAAGCAACGCACTCTGTACGACATCGAGATGCTCAGTGAGGTAGGCTACTGTAGTGGCATTGAGAACTATTCCCGCCATCTCGATGGCCGGGCGCCCGGCCAGACGCCCTGGACGTTGCTTGACTATTTTCCCGATGATTTTCTGATCTTTATTGACGAGAGCCACATTACGCTTCCGCAGTTGCGCGGGATGTACAACGGTGACCGTCAGCGCAAGCAGACGCTGGTTGATTTCGGTTTTCGCCTGCCCTCAGCGCTCGATAACCGCCCGCTGCGCTTTGAAGAGTTCGAGCAGCATGTCTACCAGGTCATTTATGTCTCGGCGACCCCCGGCCCTTACGAACGCGAGAAGAGCGAGCAGATTGTAGAGCAGATTATTCGGCCAACCGGCCTGCTCGACCCGGAGATCGAGGTGCGGCCAACCCGTGGTCAGATTGATGATCTGCTCGGTGAGATTCGGCGGCGGGTGGAGCGTAAACAGCGCGTGTTGGTGACCACGCTGACCAAGCGCATGGCCGAAGATTTGGCCGACTATCTGAAAGAGATGGGGGTACGCACAATGTACCTCCACGCCGACATTGATACGATTGAGCGGGTGGAGATTCTGCGCGACCTGCGGCTGGGGGTTTACGATGTGGTGGTGGGAATTAACCTGTTGCGCGAGGGGCTTGATCTGCCGGAGGTGAGCCTGGTGGCGATCCTGGACGCGGATAAAGAGGGGTATCTGCGCTCAGAGACCTCACTGATCCAGATCATTGGGCGGGCGGCTCGCCACATTGAGGGCAAGGTGATCATGTACGCCGATACGATCACCCGCTCGATGGAGGCGGCCATCCGCGAGACGCAGCGCCGGCGCGATATTCAGATGGCCCACAACCTGCGCTACAACATCAAACCGCAGGGGATTGCCAAGGGGGTGCGCGATCTGACCGACCGGATTCGCAAGATGGCAGAAGAGCGCGGCGAGTATGTGGCGACGCCAACCACCGCCGTTGCGGTCGATCTGCCCCGCGATGAAGTGCTGAAGTTAATCAAAGACCTGGAAAAGCAGATGAAGCAGGCCGCGAAAGAGCTTGCCTTCGAGAAGGCGGCTGCATTACGCGACCAGATCGTTGAGTTGCGCAAAACACTGGCGCTGAGTGAGTGA
- a CDS encoding nuclease-related domain-containing protein — MAVQVWIGEKPEHPQERRAILGVAQALEKLEGLFLILANFSVNGRNIDLVIIKHDAIVIIELKHCDGRVIGSVNGPWIVEGRNGEQKRLNPGRKNPYNQVISYFHALTNFLNEHRREFLSEQKANDVDFRTCKRLIVIAPRIEEGSQLDLDWKVEVRGLDELPAYMITERSSEIELTEEEMLAIPKLLHCTPWAELNEVVQEERAAPTSAPAQPWLVRLRQALQTTTGRLAVVFASIALFLLLFLLFRPPAAIPRPDAPLTLIAGTPADSAILSFNTTTSFCRWNTYQLVGKRWDSAEQRWQSVAVGEAATGTAPDIIVALEQIDACGDRIELTWSIQNNTTRPVSLPLRHDNIKISDGLGNDYPLADGDSRPAIISASPGTRQRGIAVVRRPLAANASTLRINLVEQPFGEASFIVALQP, encoded by the coding sequence ATGGCCGTTCAAGTCTGGATTGGCGAGAAACCGGAACACCCCCAGGAACGCCGGGCGATCCTGGGGGTTGCCCAGGCACTCGAAAAACTGGAGGGCCTGTTTCTGATTCTGGCCAATTTCAGCGTCAATGGGCGCAACATCGATCTGGTGATCATCAAACACGATGCGATTGTCATCATCGAACTCAAGCATTGCGACGGTCGGGTCATCGGGAGTGTCAACGGCCCCTGGATCGTCGAAGGGCGCAACGGCGAACAAAAACGGCTCAATCCCGGACGCAAAAATCCGTACAATCAGGTCATCTCCTACTTTCACGCGCTAACCAATTTTCTCAACGAGCATCGGCGGGAGTTCCTCTCGGAACAAAAGGCAAACGATGTTGACTTTCGCACCTGCAAGCGCCTGATCGTCATCGCGCCACGGATTGAAGAGGGTTCACAGCTCGATCTCGACTGGAAGGTGGAGGTGCGCGGGCTTGATGAGTTGCCTGCGTATATGATCACCGAGCGCTCTTCAGAGATTGAGCTGACCGAAGAGGAGATGCTGGCAATCCCGAAACTCCTGCACTGTACGCCGTGGGCTGAACTCAACGAGGTGGTGCAAGAGGAGCGGGCGGCACCGACATCCGCACCGGCCCAACCATGGCTCGTGCGGCTCAGGCAGGCGCTCCAGACCACGACCGGTCGGCTGGCGGTGGTCTTCGCATCAATAGCGCTCTTTCTGTTGCTCTTCTTGCTCTTCAGACCACCGGCTGCCATCCCGCGCCCCGACGCACCGCTCACGCTGATCGCCGGTACTCCGGCTGATAGCGCCATTCTGAGTTTCAACACGACCACGAGCTTTTGCCGCTGGAACACCTACCAACTGGTGGGCAAGCGCTGGGATAGCGCAGAACAGCGCTGGCAAAGCGTTGCAGTCGGCGAGGCAGCTACCGGCACCGCGCCCGACATCATTGTAGCGTTAGAGCAGATTGATGCCTGTGGCGACCGGATCGAGCTGACCTGGAGCATCCAGAACAACACCACCCGCCCGGTGAGTCTCCCCCTCCGCCACGACAATATCAAAATCAGCGACGGCCTGGGCAACGACTACCCGCTGGCCGACGGCGACTCGCGCCCGGCCATCATCAGCGCGTCACCCGGCACCCGCCAGCGTGGGATTGCCGTCGTGCGCCGACCACTGGCCGCCAACGCCAGCACCCTGCGCATCAACCTGGTCGAACAGCCCTTCGGGGAAGCGAGTTTCATCGTCGCACTTCAGCCGTAG
- a CDS encoding NAD(+)/NADH kinase has translation MLERVAVLYNPLSDASIKLSRELADWLVERGVKTTRGVSQEFRDQPHLVADCDLMIALGGDGTVLRAARLCFPHNIPVLPVALGHLSFMAEIGPDEVYSGCEQIMNGGGWFDERSLVRAQLWRGGQKLSQHTALNEVVISRSDLSRIVNVHVTIDDSPLTTYHADGVIVATATGSTAYALAAGGPIVDPRSQALVLVPIAAHLTNIPSMVLHEDAVVTMQLRSRHHALLAVDGRENIDLIEGDEVVVRRSPQVCTFVRLRPSNQFYTQLVARLRRS, from the coding sequence ATGCTAGAGCGCGTGGCGGTTCTGTATAACCCCTTGAGCGATGCTTCGATCAAACTATCGCGTGAACTTGCCGACTGGCTCGTCGAACGGGGTGTGAAAACGACGCGCGGTGTATCGCAGGAGTTCCGCGACCAGCCACATCTGGTGGCAGACTGCGACTTGATGATCGCGCTGGGAGGTGATGGTACCGTCTTGCGCGCAGCCCGCCTCTGCTTCCCACACAACATCCCGGTCTTGCCGGTAGCACTCGGACACCTCAGTTTTATGGCCGAAATTGGCCCTGATGAGGTGTATAGCGGTTGTGAACAGATTATGAACGGTGGCGGCTGGTTTGACGAACGGTCACTGGTGCGAGCACAACTCTGGCGAGGTGGCCAGAAACTCAGCCAACACACCGCACTGAATGAGGTCGTGATCTCGCGGAGCGATCTAAGCCGGATTGTGAATGTCCACGTCACCATTGATGACAGCCCGCTCACGACCTACCACGCCGATGGCGTGATCGTTGCCACTGCAACCGGCTCGACGGCCTACGCCCTGGCTGCCGGCGGTCCAATCGTTGATCCGCGTTCGCAGGCGTTGGTGCTGGTGCCAATTGCCGCGCACCTGACTAATATTCCGTCAATGGTTCTACACGAAGATGCTGTTGTGACGATGCAGCTTCGCTCGCGCCACCATGCGTTGCTTGCAGTTGATGGACGAGAAAATATTGACCTGATTGAAGGTGATGAGGTGGTTGTCCGTCGCAGCCCCCAGGTCTGCACCTTTGTCAGGCTCCGTCCAAGTAATCAGTTTTATACCCAACTGGTGGCTCGTCTACGGCGTTCGTGA